Proteins from a single region of Desulfobacter postgatei 2ac9:
- a CDS encoding response regulator, giving the protein MHQGTLLIIDDEISIRESLAFLFEDEGYRIFTAENGHVGLDLFFREKVDVVITDLRMPVMDGLEVMRTIHASDPDLPMIVISGAGKKKDVIQALQMGAKDYISKPIIDLDIIVHVVRKVFENRRLAFENKAYSERLKKSEKQYRTITEQIAEGVLTVDAQENITFVNPAFCKMMGYSADRLLSMNLEQISTRDSFLYILKQTQILKQGKTSRYEIQLVHANEHPVHVELACSPINQGKDQTYTGTIIMARDISRRIELQRQYQYFIKHAKEMPEHVIAICANCKKIRGEDRLWKDIEKAFNQLTFSHGICPDCCRKLYPDMDFEITEDDN; this is encoded by the coding sequence ATGCACCAGGGAACACTTCTCATCATAGACGATGAGATCTCAATCAGAGAAAGCCTGGCTTTTTTGTTCGAAGATGAAGGATACCGGATTTTTACGGCAGAAAACGGGCATGTGGGGCTGGATCTGTTTTTCCGGGAAAAAGTGGACGTGGTCATCACGGACCTGCGAATGCCGGTCATGGACGGCCTGGAGGTCATGCGCACCATCCATGCCTCTGACCCGGATCTACCCATGATTGTCATTTCAGGCGCCGGCAAAAAAAAAGATGTCATCCAGGCCCTTCAGATGGGTGCCAAAGACTATATTTCCAAACCCATAATTGACCTGGACATCATTGTTCATGTGGTAAGAAAAGTCTTCGAAAACAGACGACTGGCTTTTGAAAACAAAGCCTACAGCGAACGGCTGAAAAAAAGCGAAAAACAGTACAGGACCATTACCGAACAAATTGCAGAAGGGGTGCTTACCGTAGATGCCCAGGAGAATATTACCTTTGTCAATCCGGCATTCTGCAAAATGATGGGCTATTCAGCAGACAGACTTTTATCAATGAACCTTGAGCAGATATCCACCCGGGACAGCTTCTTGTATATACTCAAACAGACCCAGATCCTGAAACAAGGCAAAACCAGCCGGTATGAAATCCAACTGGTTCATGCAAATGAACACCCCGTGCATGTGGAACTCGCCTGCAGCCCTATCAACCAGGGCAAAGATCAGACTTACACCGGTACCATTATCATGGCCCGGGACATATCCCGGCGCATTGAATTACAGCGCCAATATCAATATTTTATTAAACATGCCAAGGAGATGCCCGAGCATGTCATTGCCATCTGCGCCAACTGCAAGAAAATCAGGGGAGAGGACCGCCTGTGGAAAGATATTGAAAAGGCCTTTAACCAGCTGACATTCTCCCACGGAATCTGCCCGGATTGCTGTAGAAAGCTGTACCCAGATATGGACTTTGAAATAACAGAAGATGACAATTAG
- a CDS encoding pyridoxine 5'-phosphate synthase has translation MAELAVNVDHVATLRQARGAKYPEPVQAALAAETAGADAIVVHLREDRRHIQERDVRLISQTIKTRLILEMAATSEMMDIALDIKPDTVTLVPEKREELTTEGGLDVITHMQHIRQAVITLKNAGIKVCIFIDPDLDQIKTAHKINADSIEIHTGAFCDATTSYDREREYTRIVDAAKIGARLNLGVHAGHGICYHSIKAFKGLPEITEYSIGHAIISKAVMTGMDTAVRDMVQLIQNL, from the coding sequence ATGGCTGAGTTAGCAGTAAATGTAGACCATGTGGCAACCCTGCGCCAGGCAAGAGGCGCCAAATACCCTGAACCGGTTCAGGCAGCGCTGGCCGCAGAAACCGCCGGGGCAGATGCCATTGTCGTACATCTGCGCGAAGACCGCCGCCACATCCAGGAACGAGATGTCCGGCTGATTTCCCAGACAATAAAAACCCGATTGATTCTTGAAATGGCGGCCACCAGTGAAATGATGGACATTGCCCTGGACATCAAACCTGACACCGTCACCCTGGTGCCTGAAAAAAGAGAGGAACTGACCACCGAAGGCGGACTTGATGTAATTACCCATATGCAGCACATCCGCCAGGCTGTGATCACCCTGAAAAATGCCGGAATCAAGGTCTGTATTTTCATTGACCCCGACCTGGATCAGATCAAAACGGCTCATAAAATTAATGCCGATTCCATTGAAATACATACAGGTGCATTCTGCGATGCCACAACCTCATATGACCGGGAAAGGGAATATACAAGAATCGTGGATGCGGCAAAAATCGGTGCCCGCCTGAACTTAGGCGTTCATGCAGGACACGGAATTTGCTACCATTCAATCAAGGCGTTTAAGGGATTGCCTGAGATCACGGAATACAGTATCGGACATGCCATCATCTCAAAGGCTGTCATGACAGGTATGGACACAGCCGTCAGGGATATGGTGCAATTAATTCAAAATCTGTGA
- the ybeY gene encoding rRNA maturation RNase YbeY has protein sequence MENLRILIDNRQEERLATAPLYKKTEQILNALGCDDHELSIVITDDAQVRELNRTYRGKDEPTNVLSFPMQEGEFSDITPGLLGDVVISLDTAEAEAIAAGISTDERMSQLLVHGILHLFGFDHELGENQAREMKEKSLALLRRIEENPDLTAF, from the coding sequence ATGGAAAATCTAAGGATACTGATAGACAACCGCCAAGAGGAGAGGCTGGCAACAGCCCCCCTGTACAAAAAGACCGAACAGATCTTAAACGCCTTGGGCTGTGATGATCACGAACTTTCCATCGTGATCACGGATGATGCCCAGGTCAGGGAACTGAACCGGACATACCGGGGCAAAGACGAACCCACCAATGTGCTCTCCTTTCCCATGCAAGAGGGAGAATTTTCAGATATTACCCCGGGGCTCCTCGGGGATGTGGTGATCTCCCTTGATACGGCCGAGGCCGAGGCCATAGCCGCAGGTATTTCCACGGATGAACGGATGTCTCAATTATTGGTACACGGCATTCTCCACCTGTTTGGATTTGACCATGAATTGGGTGAAAACCAGGCCCGTGAAATGAAAGAAAAAAGCCTGGCACTGCTCAGACGTATTGAAGAAAACCCTGATCTAACTGCATTCTAA
- a CDS encoding HD family phosphohydrolase — MKKINNQGWVKHAGQALCSTPYLPPVMLLLVVALFALAQIFDHTTESYAYKIGDVAGRDIKAPKDFFIEDKATNLAKMDNVKASIRTVYDFDENLLKNITDGIASAMDFGRQMLQSRDNALDITSPESAESSDTTFSMALASKPEFEKKLGIEISNGAFQILFNEKFSEEVTGYLTAIISTILTNGIVSNKEILLGEEEKGITLKTIQSHKERIVTDLKVFYGPDQAKTMVRVVGQPILKGVNYNLANLVVDICERLLRPNITLNKNETEKRISQAQARIKPTLYQIKAGEMIVREGERVDELKLVKLNALNEQVEDKNVIMTITGICMFTSLLLLVVYFLYLKDHPKLGRDMNKHITFLTLGLLLYIGFTELAVYIAHTSNPEMSGKIASSAIYMVVPLPAAAMITCIFLGFDIALYFSLVLCSLCTISFGGGFEIFLFFFFSSITAAYWIKERHERHHFIVAGFKLALFNGCLAIALGFFMPSQALPWAILVKQVIMAVGGGVFAAILTVGFTPLIEVLFNYTTAAKLLEFSNLDQPLIKKLMIEAPGTYNHSVIVATLAEAAASAIHADSLKTKVMAYYHDIGKLDKTMYFIENQSDGRNRHDKLSPSMSALILIGHVKKGVEIAKKYKLGNEIVEGIIQHHGTSLIKYFYNKSLKAGNENINEDDFRYPGPKPQTREAGIVMLADVAEAATRALERPTPSRIQGRVKELINDIFADGQLEECEMTLKDLHQIAKSFNTILTSIYHSRIEYTDKPQDKKNGKSKDTDRQPPRGEAGNSPPVQKDRTDLKRLGL, encoded by the coding sequence ATGAAAAAAATAAATAATCAGGGTTGGGTTAAGCACGCCGGGCAAGCCCTCTGCTCCACCCCGTATCTCCCGCCGGTGATGTTGCTTCTGGTGGTGGCGCTCTTTGCCCTTGCCCAGATCTTTGACCACACGACTGAATCATATGCATATAAGATAGGGGATGTGGCAGGCAGGGACATCAAAGCGCCCAAAGATTTCTTCATAGAAGACAAGGCCACCAACCTGGCCAAAATGGATAATGTCAAGGCATCAATCAGAACCGTATATGATTTTGATGAAAACCTGTTAAAGAATATAACCGACGGTATTGCATCGGCCATGGATTTTGGTCGGCAAATGCTCCAGTCCCGGGACAATGCTCTGGACATTACTTCACCTGAATCTGCTGAATCTTCGGATACCACCTTTTCCATGGCCTTGGCATCCAAACCCGAATTCGAAAAAAAACTGGGTATAGAAATTTCCAACGGTGCATTCCAGATCCTGTTTAATGAAAAATTTTCCGAAGAGGTTACAGGCTACCTTACTGCCATTATCAGCACTATTCTGACCAATGGGATCGTAAGCAACAAAGAAATTCTTCTAGGTGAAGAAGAAAAAGGCATCACCCTTAAAACAATTCAGTCCCACAAAGAACGTATTGTTACCGACCTCAAGGTGTTTTACGGACCGGACCAGGCGAAGACCATGGTAAGGGTTGTGGGCCAACCCATCCTGAAAGGCGTCAACTACAACCTGGCCAACCTGGTTGTAGATATCTGCGAGCGGCTTTTGCGGCCCAATATCACCCTGAATAAGAATGAAACGGAAAAGCGCATCAGTCAGGCCCAGGCACGCATCAAACCCACCCTTTACCAGATCAAGGCAGGCGAAATGATCGTTCGGGAAGGGGAACGGGTTGATGAACTCAAGCTGGTCAAGCTCAACGCCCTGAACGAGCAGGTCGAAGATAAAAATGTTATCATGACCATTACCGGCATCTGCATGTTCACCAGCCTTTTGCTTCTTGTGGTCTATTTTCTTTACCTCAAAGATCATCCAAAGCTTGGCCGGGACATGAACAAACACATAACCTTTCTGACCCTGGGCCTTTTGCTTTATATCGGATTCACCGAGCTTGCCGTGTACATTGCCCACACCTCAAATCCGGAAATGTCCGGCAAAATAGCCTCAAGTGCAATATATATGGTGGTACCGTTGCCGGCTGCAGCCATGATCACCTGCATTTTCCTGGGGTTTGACATTGCCCTCTATTTTTCTTTGGTGCTTTGCAGTTTATGCACCATATCCTTTGGCGGCGGGTTCGAGATCTTTTTGTTCTTTTTTTTCTCCAGTATCACGGCAGCCTACTGGATCAAGGAACGACACGAACGGCACCATTTCATTGTTGCCGGATTCAAACTGGCGTTGTTCAATGGATGCCTTGCCATCGCCCTGGGTTTTTTCATGCCCTCCCAGGCGTTGCCCTGGGCCATATTGGTTAAACAGGTGATAATGGCAGTGGGGGGCGGTGTATTTGCGGCCATTCTTACAGTGGGATTCACACCGCTGATAGAGGTTTTGTTCAATTACACCACGGCAGCAAAACTGCTGGAATTTTCAAACCTGGATCAGCCCCTGATAAAAAAATTAATGATTGAGGCCCCGGGAACTTACAATCACAGTGTCATTGTAGCGACCCTTGCGGAAGCAGCCGCATCCGCCATCCATGCAGACAGTCTCAAGACCAAGGTCATGGCATATTACCATGACATCGGCAAACTGGACAAAACCATGTATTTCATTGAAAATCAGTCTGACGGGCGAAACCGCCATGACAAGCTCTCCCCCTCCATGTCCGCATTGATCCTCATCGGCCATGTCAAAAAAGGCGTGGAAATAGCCAAAAAATATAAACTGGGCAATGAAATTGTGGAAGGCATTATCCAGCACCACGGCACATCCCTGATAAAATATTTCTATAACAAAAGTCTAAAAGCGGGCAATGAAAACATCAATGAAGATGATTTCAGATACCCGGGCCCCAAACCCCAGACAAGGGAGGCGGGCATCGTCATGCTCGCAGATGTGGCAGAAGCCGCGACCCGGGCTCTTGAGCGCCCCACCCCATCCAGAATCCAGGGCCGTGTAAAAGAGCTGATCAATGACATATTTGCCGACGGCCAGCTTGAAGAGTGCGAAATGACCCTGAAAGACCTGCACCAGATAGCCAAGAGCTTCAACACGATTTTAACCTCCATTTATCACAGCCGCATTGAGTACACAGACAAACCCCAGGACAAGAAGAATGGAAAATCTAAGGATACTGATAGACAACCGCCAAGAGGAGAGGCTGGCAACAGCCCCCCTGTACAAAAAGACCGAACAGATCTTAAACGCCTTGGGCTGTGA
- a CDS encoding PhoH family protein: MKNLEFQNIPLAQKLFGTHNANLEKIARAFDVEINSRGGAISVNGSEKKTDKTIDLINQLYELLEEKIRLTPAVIDAAINAAQQGGATSLKKIFTTTIVLTAQNKPITPRTPTQLKYTEAIKSNDILFGIGPAGTGKTYLAMAMAVAALTKGDVKKIILTRPAVEAGEALGFLPGDLAEKINPYLRPLYDALYDMLDFEKARAYIEQEIIEIAPIAFMRGRTLNNAFIILDEAQNTTSQQMKMFLTRIGYGSKAIITGDITQTDLPGGKKSGLVEARKLLARIEGISFIEFSKEDVVRHRLVSDIIDAYEKNK, translated from the coding sequence ATGAAAAATCTTGAATTTCAAAATATCCCCCTTGCCCAGAAACTCTTTGGGACACACAACGCCAACCTGGAAAAGATCGCCCGGGCCTTTGATGTTGAAATAAACTCAAGGGGGGGGGCTATTTCAGTCAATGGTTCAGAAAAGAAAACTGACAAGACAATTGACCTGATCAACCAGCTTTATGAACTCCTGGAAGAAAAGATACGGCTGACACCTGCGGTCATAGATGCAGCCATCAATGCGGCTCAACAGGGTGGTGCCACTTCCTTGAAAAAAATTTTTACCACTACAATAGTGCTAACGGCCCAAAACAAGCCCATTACCCCCCGAACTCCCACCCAGCTCAAATACACCGAGGCCATAAAATCCAATGATATCCTTTTCGGCATTGGCCCGGCCGGTACCGGAAAAACTTACCTTGCCATGGCCATGGCCGTCGCAGCGCTTACAAAGGGTGATGTAAAAAAAATCATTCTCACCCGTCCCGCGGTGGAAGCAGGTGAGGCGTTGGGTTTCCTTCCGGGTGACCTGGCCGAAAAAATAAATCCATATTTGCGGCCTCTGTATGACGCCCTTTATGATATGCTTGATTTTGAAAAAGCCAGAGCCTATATTGAGCAGGAAATTATTGAGATCGCACCCATTGCATTTATGAGAGGCAGAACCCTGAACAATGCATTTATCATCCTGGATGAGGCCCAGAATACCACCTCCCAGCAGATGAAAATGTTTTTGACCCGGATCGGATACGGGTCAAAGGCCATTATTACGGGTGATATTACCCAGACAGACCTGCCCGGAGGAAAAAAATCAGGACTGGTGGAAGCCAGAAAACTGCTTGCCCGGATAGAGGGGATCTCATTTATAGAATTCTCAAAGGAAGATGTTGTCAGGCATCGGCTGGTGTCCGACATCATAGACGCCTATGAAAAAAATAAATAA
- a CDS encoding CvpA family protein, with protein sequence MNFFDLCVLIIVGVFLVRGGFKGLVREISGIVGVVAGFYGANTYYPQLIPYIDSWISSPQIQKLVCFFLLFCLILIAVGIVAVLIHKLLNIVFLGWANRTFGVIFGAAKGILITAIIFILITSFVPNGHAHMAASRTAPYLAQVADALTLFISRNIKTDFSKELERLKKTWKQ encoded by the coding sequence ATGAATTTTTTTGACCTTTGCGTATTGATCATTGTGGGGGTTTTCCTGGTTCGGGGAGGCTTTAAAGGTCTGGTCCGGGAAATTTCCGGTATCGTGGGTGTTGTTGCCGGTTTTTACGGGGCCAATACCTATTATCCCCAGTTGATTCCCTATATTGATTCATGGATTTCATCACCGCAGATTCAAAAGCTTGTCTGTTTTTTTCTATTATTCTGTCTGATTCTCATTGCTGTGGGGATTGTGGCCGTCCTGATCCACAAATTGCTGAACATTGTATTTTTAGGCTGGGCGAACAGAACATTCGGTGTCATCTTCGGGGCTGCCAAAGGCATACTCATTACAGCCATCATTTTTATACTGATTACAAGCTTTGTGCCCAACGGTCATGCTCATATGGCAGCCTCCCGCACGGCACCCTACCTTGCGCAGGTTGCGGATGCCCTGACCCTGTTTATTTCCCGGAACATCAAAACGGATTTCAGCAAAGAGCTGGAAAGGTTGAAAAAAACGTGGAAACAATAA
- the mazG gene encoding nucleoside triphosphate pyrophosphohydrolase, protein METIIPLLEIIRRLRGENGCAWDRKQTPSTMWRCLAEELYELEDAIVKDDEVNIVEELGDVLFQILFIMEIYADAGRFSFDRVVNAVAEKMIRRHPHVYGDSRITSEDGLNKQWEAIKAGEKVGSGVSERRSALDNVPSGMPGLLRALKVSKSAVKAGFEWENLGQVLDTAVSEIHEFEAALSMDQDDAMLEFGDILFSLVNVARFAGFHPETALCRATSKFEQRFRIMETALEKQGLNLKQLSSEEKEKHWQAAKEMHDQKKA, encoded by the coding sequence GTGGAAACAATAATTCCCCTGCTTGAGATTATCCGAAGGCTTCGGGGGGAGAACGGATGTGCGTGGGACAGGAAACAGACCCCGTCTACCATGTGGAGGTGCCTGGCCGAAGAGTTATATGAACTGGAGGATGCCATTGTCAAAGATGATGAGGTTAATATTGTAGAAGAGCTTGGAGACGTTCTTTTCCAGATCCTCTTTATTATGGAAATTTATGCCGATGCCGGCAGATTTTCCTTTGACCGGGTGGTTAATGCCGTGGCTGAGAAAATGATTCGTCGTCATCCCCATGTCTACGGTGACAGTCGTATTACATCCGAAGATGGGTTGAATAAACAATGGGAGGCTATTAAGGCTGGGGAAAAGGTCGGTTCCGGTGTATCTGAAAGACGCTCTGCCCTTGACAATGTGCCTTCCGGGATGCCGGGATTGTTGCGGGCTTTAAAAGTTTCCAAATCTGCGGTTAAAGCCGGATTTGAGTGGGAAAATCTGGGTCAGGTTCTGGATACGGCAGTTTCGGAAATACATGAGTTTGAGGCTGCGCTCTCCATGGACCAGGATGATGCCATGCTTGAATTTGGTGATATCCTTTTTTCTCTTGTCAACGTGGCAAGATTTGCCGGTTTTCATCCGGAAACCGCCCTTTGCCGCGCCACTTCCAAATTTGAGCAGCGATTCAGAATTATGGAAACCGCCCTTGAAAAACAAGGCCTTAATTTAAAGCAGCTCTCCTCCGAAGAGAAGGAGAAACACTGGCAAGCAGCCAAAGAGATGCATGATCAGAAAAAAGCCTGA
- the flgM gene encoding flagellar biosynthesis anti-sigma factor FlgM, producing MKINSTQQYINQSYAANNVKANTSASANTPADQGKQSEETLSDTINLSSTTRDLQKISAASAEEPKGRAQMVENLKLQVQSNQYTVNAEQVAEKMIGSIMNEVG from the coding sequence ATGAAAATTAATTCCACACAGCAGTATATCAATCAAAGTTACGCTGCAAATAATGTCAAGGCCAACACCAGCGCCAGCGCTAATACTCCGGCGGATCAGGGCAAACAGTCTGAAGAGACCCTATCAGACACAATTAATTTGTCCTCCACCACCAGGGACCTTCAGAAAATTTCCGCCGCATCTGCTGAAGAACCAAAGGGCAGAGCCCAGATGGTTGAAAACCTCAAACTACAGGTTCAGTCCAATCAGTACACCGTGAATGCCGAGCAGGTAGCGGAAAAAATGATCGGCTCCATTATGAACGAAGTGGGTTAA
- a CDS encoding DVU0524 family FlgM-associated protein, producing MQIPSYQIQNVLKVYSRQFSQGKLLGKNKFSDANKVSADSVSISSEGKRQAIIDKVASNIVDKIIIEGPNEKDETQITDQIEKELGKKIDFSKGRNQFTYTSVDANNNKVVQTLSVEDSRFVFERMTELARQVADSNMESQEGV from the coding sequence ATGCAGATACCTTCATACCAAATACAAAATGTTTTGAAAGTGTATTCAAGGCAATTCAGTCAAGGCAAACTGCTGGGGAAAAATAAATTCAGCGATGCCAACAAGGTTTCTGCAGACAGTGTCAGCATCTCATCGGAAGGCAAACGTCAGGCCATTATAGATAAGGTTGCAAGCAACATTGTTGACAAGATTATCATCGAAGGCCCAAATGAAAAGGATGAGACCCAGATCACTGATCAAATTGAGAAAGAGCTGGGGAAAAAGATTGATTTCAGCAAAGGGAGAAATCAATTCACTTATACCTCGGTTGATGCAAATAATAACAAGGTCGTCCAGACCTTATCCGTGGAGGATTCCAGGTTTGTTTTTGAACGGATGACGGAACTGGCTCGCCAGGTGGCTGATTCCAACATGGAATCCCAGGAGGGTGTTTAA
- a CDS encoding class II fructose-bisphosphate aldolase, translating to MTHSQSEEYRKLLDYGRPPNVKKCFPNSKALIVSGKYIDRAMLAKGGCMTIAANGRNAFVIKGTLAAAQRANAAVIIEIARSEGGTGAYCSTSLWNIARQTDAYMNEMGITIPVAIHADHFGIKKPEDIEPAKTEIRSLFDAGITSIAIDASHMPDDQNLLANLELNPFVPEWAGLETEVGEIKGKLGLSTPEEALFLIQGLNANDIFPDWIALNNGTTHGIEQSDAGINVALTVQIHEALAPYGISGAQHGTSGNNSDRLRQIAKKTKTTKANVATALQMISWGVKVNDFGNAIMDESGSFIKEAGKGVSRATWEKMCAFAAANNWQKGNFKNLNLPFENILTAQDAPIRERMIKGVEDFVFTLLTDVFNTADTADLVKKQIFETQSHTPGFKTKRIEQKNEWTREKIIEKASKIAVNKGPEGDFDD from the coding sequence ATGACCCATTCACAATCCGAAGAATACCGCAAACTGCTTGACTACGGCAGACCCCCCAATGTGAAAAAATGCTTTCCCAATTCAAAAGCATTAATTGTCAGCGGGAAATATATTGACCGTGCCATGCTGGCTAAAGGCGGCTGCATGACCATCGCGGCCAATGGGAGGAACGCCTTTGTCATCAAAGGAACCCTTGCCGCAGCCCAGCGTGCCAATGCTGCCGTTATCATCGAAATTGCACGTTCCGAGGGAGGCACCGGGGCCTATTGTTCCACCAGCCTTTGGAATATTGCAAGACAGACAGATGCGTATATGAATGAAATGGGGATAACCATACCCGTGGCCATACATGCAGACCATTTCGGAATAAAAAAACCCGAAGATATTGAACCGGCAAAAACCGAAATCCGGTCTTTATTTGATGCCGGCATTACCTCTATTGCCATTGACGCATCCCACATGCCCGACGACCAGAACCTTTTGGCCAATCTCGAATTAAATCCTTTTGTGCCTGAATGGGCCGGCCTCGAAACTGAAGTTGGTGAAATAAAAGGAAAACTTGGTCTCTCAACCCCTGAAGAAGCGCTGTTTCTTATTCAGGGGCTCAATGCCAACGACATTTTTCCTGACTGGATCGCCCTGAACAACGGCACCACCCACGGCATTGAGCAAAGCGATGCAGGCATCAATGTCGCATTGACTGTGCAAATTCATGAAGCCCTTGCCCCCTACGGGATCTCCGGAGCCCAGCACGGCACATCGGGGAACAATTCCGACCGGTTGCGCCAGATTGCAAAAAAAACAAAAACCACAAAGGCCAATGTTGCCACAGCCCTTCAGATGATATCCTGGGGGGTGAAGGTTAATGATTTCGGCAATGCCATCATGGATGAATCGGGCAGCTTCATCAAGGAGGCCGGCAAAGGGGTCTCTCGGGCCACCTGGGAAAAGATGTGCGCGTTTGCCGCAGCCAATAACTGGCAAAAGGGGAATTTTAAAAACCTGAACCTTCCTTTTGAAAATATTCTGACTGCCCAGGATGCACCAATTCGGGAGCGGATGATCAAAGGCGTTGAAGATTTTGTATTTACGCTGCTCACGGACGTGTTCAACACGGCAGATACAGCGGACCTGGTAAAAAAACAAATATTTGAAACCCAATCACACACGCCCGGCTTCAAAACGAAAAGAATTGAACAAAAAAATGAATGGACCCGGGAAAAAATTATTGAAAAGGCATCCAAAATCGCAGTAAATAAAGGCCCTGAAGGGGATTTTGATGATTAA
- a CDS encoding TetR/AcrR family transcriptional regulator, with product MQKRKSDKYHNILNCAGAVFAEHGFYKSTISQIAARAGVADGTLYLYFKNKDDILYQYLSFKTDVVFEKMNAAVAKGTDAESKLRNLIRCHLEEFQRDKNMAIIFQSEVRYLRDIESQVKDISKMYFDLLSDIIEQGQVEGTMRQDLFVGLVKRFILGAVEGVISTWVSADGRYDLTTMAEPLVDLYMTGVRGG from the coding sequence TTGCAGAAACGTAAGTCCGATAAATATCATAACATTTTAAACTGTGCCGGAGCAGTGTTTGCAGAGCATGGTTTTTACAAATCCACTATTTCACAGATTGCTGCCAGAGCAGGGGTGGCGGACGGCACGTTATATCTTTATTTCAAGAACAAGGACGATATCCTTTATCAGTACCTGAGCTTTAAAACAGATGTGGTGTTTGAAAAAATGAATGCTGCCGTGGCCAAAGGCACAGATGCGGAAAGCAAACTGAGAAATCTGATTCGCTGTCATCTTGAGGAGTTTCAAAGAGACAAAAACATGGCAATTATTTTCCAATCAGAGGTGAGATATCTTCGGGATATTGAGTCCCAGGTCAAGGATATCTCAAAGATGTACTTTGATCTTTTGTCCGATATTATAGAGCAGGGTCAGGTCGAGGGCACCATGCGTCAGGATCTCTTTGTGGGGCTTGTGAAACGATTTATCCTCGGAGCGGTGGAAGGTGTGATTTCGACATGGGTAAGCGCCGATGGCCGTTACGATCTTACGACCATGGCAGAACCTTTGGTGGACCTTTATATGACGGGCGTTCGAGGGGGGTAA